tattttaattatgtacttttatttataattttatattttagtgtaagatttttttaaattaatatttctataatatttatatatatgttcatttCCCTGAATTTATTACATCTCTTGTTGATTTGCAGATGAATTTCCACGGGGCTTTTCATCCGGGACTGCTACCCGAATGCGTCAAACTCGTCTACCTCCTGAAGCGACGAGACCAGCCACTTCCTCTGCTTCTCGACATCCACTTCCTAGCTTGGCGGCAGTGATGGGTGCGCCAGAGAGACGTAACATGCCCCTTCTCCATCCACAAAGGCTCAATGGAGGTTTATGGTGAGTTCAGTGTTTTAGGTTGTAGTAGCTCTAAGTATAAGGGTAATTGTTGCTGTGGTACATTTGTTTTCATCTGAGATTACATGACCACTTAGTTTGAGATTTGAAACAAAAcgtttctctgtttttttgtttttgtttttgttttgttttgttatagtAGGTCTAAGTATATGGTTGCGTCTTCTGGTTTAGGTTTACATTTGGTCTTAGCCTCTACTAACAAAACGTTTGCTAATTGCTAGAGATACCAATAAAAAAGTTGTTTGCTTATCATTTTAAGTTCTATTTTGTTCTTCCGATGACTATTTATGTATTGATGCTAATTTATATGATCATTTTTGTAATAGGTTTCGCATAGATGATTGCATCCGGAAAGATGTAGTTGCAACATATCAATCGAACTTTTGGGTTCCATGGTGGAAATATGGTGCCACAGGAGAAAAATGATGCATGGTGGACAACTTTTGTGGTAGATTCTATGTTTTTTGCTATGATTTATGATTGATAGTCATATAACCTCTGTTCATTTGTTACTTTTacttgttgttttcttgtagcaAAAATACTATTGGGATCCTCAACATCACAGTGAGGTTCGTTCTCACTGGGAAGAAATTCACCAAAACTCAATCGGAGACCTTGTGAGCAAGAGGAGGAGAtcagaagcaaaaaaaaaaaaaaccagattTCATTGGCCTAGCAGACTGGAACATGATGCTTGAGATTTGGGAGGAGGAGCCACACCAAAAGAGGAGCAAAACTAATTCAAAGAATGCCACTTCAAATCCAGATGGTTTAGGCACTCACCGTCATACTTCAGGATCAAAAAATCACACTCGTATTGCTTATGACATGGTTAGTGAGTTTTTATATTCAATcagctttatttttttattacttataaCATTTATGATTTATTAACAGCTTTACCTTTGTTTGTTGTTAGACGGTTGAGGCTGGTGGAGTAGCACCAGCATTAACTGCGTTAGTGCTTAAGACCCATTCTTCAAAAGATAACACCTGCATTGACAAACGAGCAGAAGGTTATGTGAAGGCAGCTGAAGCTCTTGCCTTGGAGCGATCACAAAGTGCCACTGCCACTGGTGAAAATGCCTCTGCACCCTCTACCCAGCAGCTCAATGCTGCTTATATTGAAGTAAGAAGCTCCTATTCTAACTCATATCCATCTTAATAGCATACTGCATTTGGTTTTGATAATGATCATCCATGGAATActgtttttgttattctaaACTCATTTGTCTTGTGTTTAATATACTTTCTTGTAGACGGCAACTAATACTAAAGGTAGAGTCTATGGGCTTGGTTCACTTCAGTATGTTGATGCTGACCCCAAGGAATCTCCGGCAGCTTCTCTACGTAGAAACGTTGGAGTTGATGGACGATTGACCACTGTGGAGGGTGTTGTGACTTGGTTGAAGGATGACGTTTCTGGGTTGAAAGATGACGTTCCTGGGTTGAAACAAAGCATCGACTTGTTGTTGAAGATGAATGGAGTGGATCCTATTACCCGTCAACCTATTCCACGTGAGAGTGGTGCATCTGCTCCAAGTCCCCATTCTGATTCTAGCCAAGAACTTAACCAGCACACTCCCACTCATTAGCACTTCATCTATCCTAGGTGTATTTTGTGTTTCCATGTGCAATATCAATCTCTAACATCATTAGATTTCTTTTGTAAAAACATCATTAGATGTCTTTTGTACTTGAAGAACATCCGTAGATGTCTTCTTTAGCTTAAaactagggtcggtccgcgcTACGGGCGAGATATGCTTTACTTGTGatctagattattattttttatatgattttgtgattttttttttaggtttgcATTTGCAGAAAACGTATATGATATTCGTTTTTTAGAAAGTTCAAGGTTAGAGATTTATTTGTGATAAGATATATTTTGCTTGTTTATAATAGTTGTTtaggttttataaattaatatgggCTTCTGCTGTGTGACTTAGAGTCTGAATTATAATTGCTATATTCTTAACAGTTATGGAGGGGATTATATGATGTTTCCTATATGTCGTCacgcaattttttttttgagaaagggcttgTTTTATTAAAGGATTTCTCAAAAGATTGGCGTCAGAATTGATATCGTATGTGATGATTATTGATTGATTAACGTAATAACCCGCATAGTGTTAACTATAATGgtagtattatttatttttccttttggtCATAATTAAATTTGTGAGTGCTAGCTTTTTTATTGTGATTAAAACTGGACGGATGATGAGttaattattaaatgttttatcatCGTACACATAGGCCTACGCACACACATCATCATTGTTCTTTCTTTATGTCAGCATGATTTTTAAAGTTATCTTAAATATCAAACATAACCCAAACACTAAGAGTTGAAAAGTCTATTGACTATTTAtccaaaagaaaataagaaaatatttatatttaaaactatattttactataatttAAGAATCGTCGATGAGACAtcgttttaataattttacatgCTTCCCTGAGTTTAATAACCTAGAACCTTCTCCATTGCGAGCTTGGCGAGGTTAGGATCAGCTTTtccctttttgttttcttgaacaACTTTCGTATGCTCGTTGATCTATTTCGCTAGAATCGTTTGTGACTTCTTCTCCGATAGAGCTTTGAGTATCGTCAGCCTTATCTCCGCTTTGACATGTTCCATCGCCGGCGGTTTTAGCTTCTTCGTGTTATTCACTGGCACCACTGTTGATTTCACCTTTTTGAGCCACCTGAGAACTTCTTCACCGCTTGAACCTCGACACAGCTTCTATCGCCGCATCATCCGCATTCAGATCATCAAAGTCTTGGCTTTTGGCTTCGTTTCGTTTTGGATTTCTAGTTTTGAATGAGTTATGGAAACACCAGAGAATTGGGGTGGTGATGGTTGTGATGAACAGGCCCGGCTTAAATATTAAATGGGCCCTGTGCTGAGTTAaatttttctaataattctaagtaTATCATTGTTTGTTACTTTCACAACTAAGACCCTAATATTTATACATTCTAACAAAATGCACTGTGTGCACTACCTCTAAGCCGGGATTGGTGATGAAGCGAGTTCAAGACGGCGGAGAAGATATATTCAACAACCtttgaaaaacaaaagagaaaccaTTTTTTCAGAACGTGAAGAAGTAGATCGGTATTTGAAAGTTGTCGTCGGCAAGCTTTCAAGTAGGCAAGGAGAAGGTTCGTAGTGGCCATCTTGGCGTTCGTGCGTCGAAGAGAATGTGAAGATTGATTTGTTGGAAGTGATGCATTTCATGGAATAAGagaaaatcaagttttcatgCGTTTTTTTTAGCAATAAATAAGCTTTTTAAATGCGCGAGAGTGGGGAAAGTGGGCTAAAGATTTAAATGCATTTTCTTTAAGGCGGTGACTATGTTCCGCATGAGCTTGTGACGTATGGGCTTGTTATTTGGTTTAATTATTATGGTCCATTATTAGAGATATCAACTATTACCGTAGCAATTATTATGGAAATCCATTATTACGATTGTCGCTATTAGTAGAAATTGCTACGGTTAATAGTTGTAGCCTTTTGCGGCAAAGTATCCACGAAATCAGTCTCAACCTGTTTGTggaaaatagctacaaaaactGTTTGCGGCTGTGTCGTGGAAACACATCTACAAATAGCTATATTTTTTCAATAGCCACTAGCCGTTAGCTACAAATTTTTGTTGTGGCTATTCGTAGCCATCAGCAAAATAGCCACGAAAATGAAGCGATAGCTACAAAAATGTCGTGGCTATTTCCaaatttcttgtagtgtctgCTTCCCTCCGCCTCTCCGCTTCTCTCCACCTCTTCGCTTGTCTCCGCCTCTCTCCTCCGATTTTCTGGTTCCAATTTCTCGTAAAGAAGAACCTTTCTAGTggtatcactacaagaaaacaacgtaattctgacggacattctgacggaaaatgagatcctcggaatattccgacgaatttccttccgaggaaacccaaattttaggttttctcggaatttccttggaatataccgatgaaataccgagaaaatcatattcctcggaaaataccgatgaatatccgaggatatattatagccgttagagagccgttgggggattttaaaaattccgaggaaatttcgaggaaagaGCCGTTGCCGTCGGGATTccgtcgaaatttcctcggtactgtcggcagcatttcatctataaatacctGCACCCCCCCCCCcatcctcttcattcactccatttcttcatcctctcacatactatatttacacacgaatttgattgaaaaaagcatgtcttcttcaaattattatcgttcttggatcgatcgacctcatttggatccgaacacgagattgcttacggaagaataccaacgaggtataaccgaattcatggggttagttcagcgacaaccggaagcaaaaatgggtatgttaagatgtccttgctctaattgtaaaaatagaaagattattaaagagtgggatgtttgaactcatctatatttgaatgagtttacacgaagttacaaaatttggtatcatcatggagaaactgattatgaatatggtagtactagtgaacctcagcctgcggTTAGGTTAGAATAACCAATTATaatggatgtagattatggtgtaggtactaagcagatggtaaatgatcattttagaggggaagatttacccaatgcagaagctatgagattttatgatatgttggatgctggaaagcaacccttgtacgaaggttgcagagatggtcattcagctttatcatctgcaacaagactgatgggcattaaaacagattataatttggctgaagactgtgtggatgcgattgctgattttgtaatacctgaggataatgtagcccctggttcatactacgaggttcagaaactggtagctggtcttggtttatcgtattaggtaatagatgtatgcaacGATAACTGCATGagttattggagggcggatgaacagcgggttgcatgcaaattttgtgaaaagactcgttataaagatacgagtggaagattTCCAGTGCCatttaaaaggatgtggtatttgcctttgacggaaaggttgcagaggttgtatcagtctgaacgcacagcgcaaccaatgagatggcatgcagagcattcaacaaatggtgagattagacatccttcagatgcaaaagcgtggaagcatttccaatcaacatgtcccgactttgcgtatgagagaagaaatgtctaccttagATTATGTAccgatggtttcagtccgtttggcaagagtggaagacagtattctctatggccaatcattct
The window above is part of the Brassica napus cultivar Da-Ae chromosome C3, Da-Ae, whole genome shotgun sequence genome. Proteins encoded here:
- the LOC125583386 gene encoding uncharacterized protein LOC125583386 produces the protein MMLEIWEEEPHQKRSKTNSKNATSNPDGLGTHRHTSGSKNHTRIAYDMTVEAGGVAPALTALVLKTHSSKDNTCIDKRAEGYVKAAEALALERSQSATATGENASAPSTQQLNAAYIETATNTKGRVYGLGSLQYVDADPKESPAASLRRNVGVDGRLTTVEGVVTWLKDDVSGLKDDVPGLKQSIDLLLKMNGVDPITRQPIPRESGASAPSPHSDSSQELNQHTPTH